The following proteins are encoded in a genomic region of Canis lupus familiaris isolate Mischka breed German Shepherd unplaced genomic scaffold, alternate assembly UU_Cfam_GSD_1.0 chrUn_S741H904, whole genome shotgun sequence:
- the LOC119879401 gene encoding collagen alpha-1(I) chain-like, with protein MAAPVPGPLSLSGSAPASEASEASEASSEARWSGARRSLGALGLPSAGFGDHNGRAGPGRARRGPPSAAATDPCEARRQAPSGPPQAAGSPRETHRSAPAVGSTARATSRGQGPEGSRGPRPLARDGPSPAPTATGIKAWIRAHSGRSTGPSDSRRPARLPGPREGSQKRRAVGLRVTVTSLHRPSRVAFAPPARRRPLASPDPCKEGPGRPQLQRAIADALDCPGPPSRLPVRTPPPTPTECPLHEAYRPPRGFPSDHEAQVRTPSTSRREPPRTTKGARAARARKGPAPTQVDRPDGRWRGTGPRQGRATRASPSSAAGAGPGFAPGSPIRVRARAPRHPRAGPVTEAAAGVPCPGDRSALRDLSSRRVSASPPTLPTRLVKQEQASEPSPPCSSVSVSVSGPGRPGSSPLGRCPSSAGAAVAPGPKGRVDTAWISGAFREPDVCEEKGRRRRGGGGGGGATPEDARGLLVDAGRRLRPWGKGRLAFAVQYCHQAESPRRIREPSAELSLPRGGAPGVTWECGGGGDGRGRTGWSATEVRGPGSGGLGAWPVGPGKPQATARLGPLPGGHHVWAGLERGDTATRAGPGGAGPLAACPFPRELEQDPCGLWPFGRVPPAAPPTTRTGTWRDPHGNLEGCRHCCQVEAKPPPSLPLHPAPRASQASQLAPFPFLGHLLQRPTTALRASTVEERLGDSRPCIPKPTPAPELVIKGPAWSACQKRQAPRDGTANGPFGPGPAGTLGLHPRARPALEASGRRLRGSPTRSA; from the exons ATGGCGGCTCCCGTGCCCGGGCCGCTTTCGCTTTCGGGGAGCGCTCCGGCTTCGGAGGCTTCGGAGGCTTCGGAGGCTTCATCTGAGGCCCGCTGGAGCGGAGCCCGGCGGAGCCTCGGTGCCCTCGGCCTCCCCTCGGCCGGCTTCGGGGATCACAACGGTCGGGCGGGGCCCGGCCGGGCCCGCCGTGGGCCTCCCTCGGCGGCGGCCACGGACCCCTGCGAGGCGAGGCGCCAGGCGCCCTCAGGACCCCCGCAGGCCGCCGGGAGCCCTCGGGAGACACACCG GTCGGCGCCGGCCGTGGGGTCAACAGCGAGGGCCACGTCCCGCGGCCAGGGGCCGGAGGGGTCCCGAGGACCTCGGCCCTTGGCCCGTGacggcccctccccggccccaaCCGCCACGGGAATTAAGGCGTGGATCCGGGCCCACTCGG GCCGAAGCACGGGTCCAAGCGACTCTCGAAGGCCCGCCCGCCTCCCGGGCCCACGGGAAGGGAGCCAGAAGCGGCGGGCGGTCGGCCTGAGGGTGACGGTGACGAGCCTCCACCGCCCGTCTCGGGTCGCCTTCGCCCCCCCGGCCCGCCGCCGGCCGCTAGCCTCTCCTGACCCCTGCAAGGAAGGCCCCGGCCGGCCTCAGCTCCAAAGGGCCATCGCGGACGCCCTCGACTGCCCGGGGCCTCCGAGCCGGCTGCCAGTCCGcacgccaccccccacccccaccgagTGTCCGCTCCACGAGGCCTACCGGCCTCCCCGGGGCTTCCCTTCTGACCATGAAGCCCAGGTCCGAACGCCCTCCACAAGCAGGCGGGAGCCACCCAGGACCACCAAGGGGGCACGCGCCGCCCGGGCAAGGAAGGGTCCGGCTCCCACACAAGTCGACCGCCCCGACGGTCGATGGCGGGGCACGGGGCCGCGCCAAGGGAGGGCCACGCGGGCGTCCCCTAGctcggcggcgggcgcggggccgggcttCGCGCCCGGCTCGCCCATCAGAGTCCGGGCACGGGCCCCACGGCACCCCAGGGCGGGACCGGTGACAGAGGCTGCTGCGGGGGTACCCTGCCCGGGGGACCGCTCAGCCCTGCGGGACCTCTCATCCCGCAGAGTCAGCGCGTCTCCGCCCACCTTGCCCACCCGGCTTGTCAAGCAAGAGCAGGCCAGCGAGCCAAGTCCTCCCTGCTCCTCGGTCTCGGTCTCGGTCTCGGGGCCAGGGAGACCCGGTTCCTCGCCCCTGGGCAGGTGCCCGAGCTCCGCGGGTGCCGCTGTGGCGCCGGGACCCAAAGGACGCGTGGACACCGCCTGGATCtcag GGGCCTTCCGGGAACCTGACGTGTGTGAGGAGAAGGGGCGAcggcgccggggcgggggtggtggtggtggggcgaCACCCGAGGACGCTCGGGGACTGCTCGTGGACGC AGGGCGGAGGCTGAGGCCCTGGGGGAAGGGCCGGCTGGCATTCGCGGTGCAATACTGCCATCAAGCGGAAAGTCCTCGGCGGATCCGGGAGCCCAGCGCCGAGCTCTCTCTCCCGCGTGGAGGGGCCCCGGGGGTGACGTgggagtgcgggggggggggagacggACGGGGACGGACGGGATGGAGCGCCACGGaggtccggggtccggggtccgggggcctgggggcctggccgGTCGGGCCCGGGAAGCCCCAAGCCACGGCTCGGCTCGGGCCCCTCCCTGGTGGCCACCACGTCTGGGCGGGACTGGAGCGGGGTGACACAGCCACGCGGGCCGGGCCAGGGGGCGCCGGGCCTTTGGCCGCGTGCCCCTTCCCCCGGGAGCTAGAGCAGGATCCGTGCGGCCTTTGGCCCTTTGGCCGCgtgccccctgcagccccgccAACGACCCGCACGGGAACCTGGAGGGACCCGCACGGGAACCTGGAGGGCTGCCGCCACTGCTG CCAAGTCGAGGCCAAGCCGCCGCCATcactccccctccaccccgcgccccgggccagcCAGGCCTCTCAGCTCGCCCCGTTCCCCTTTCTGGGCCACCTTCTCCAACGTCCCACCACAGCCCTCAGGGCAAGCACAGTCGAGGAACGGCTGGGTGACTCCCGCCCCTGCATCCCAAAGCCAACGCCTGCTCCCGAGCTGGTCATCAAGGGACCAGCGTGGAGCGCGTGCCAGAAGCGCCAGGCGCCTCGGGATGGGACTGCCAACGGCCCCTTCGGTCCCGGTCCCGCCGGGACGCTGGGACTTCACCCCCGGGCCCGTCCTGCCCTGGAAGCCAgcgggcggcggctccggggaTCGCCAACGCGTTCCGCTTGA